From the Ciona intestinalis chromosome 2, KH, whole genome shotgun sequence genome, one window contains:
- the LOC101242196 gene encoding A disintegrin and metalloproteinase with thrombospondin motifs adt-2-like: MNMWSAYVLVAAMIVRISMAGMSSDCNCWEHVYLRTACSYGGYLDEFTCNAVNCCYDDSTYEMQLRPRPLCYEKRGTCPADEQCLVPGLHRDVCGHRALDRNPCEFRGCCFDQSQYPMCYRPKPLPTTTTTTTQTTVQPITTTTTRRIISTTAGTNTFNGGPFGFFQIGSIVFYSQCPSKNGTECGTNITARSFCNINHCCWNANNTGTSMSPCYRPNVFVIRWPTAAQWSAWSLWSLCNNGNCGSGLHSRNRTCVLTTSGDVTGCVGNGIELANCSNPCPPTWGAWSQWGACSNNCGLGVMKRTRDCVQKDTVVDSIRCPGRRFSVYDTASCNIDLCSTWSNWVDGDCTVTCGLGIMARSRTCTSEGNRGNLLSASCSESFTACQLLPCPIDPTPISIVGVWGPWSLWSKCSEDCGSGLRNRFRQCYNTVTGALLRAEDGHCTGGIFASTETEFCNGGYCSAWSTWSAVSTCTVPCGGGTRRESRTCLMSPTEPAPEVCSMRSISCQEDPCTFR, from the exons ATGAACATGTGGAGTGCTTATGTATTGGTCGCTGCAATGATTGTGCGTATCTCTATGGCTGGTATGAGTTCAG attGCAATTGCTGGGAGCATGTGTACTTGCGAACTGCATGTTCCTATGGTGGATACTTGGACGAATTCACTTGTAATGCTGTCAACTGTTGCTATGACGACTCGACGTACGAAATGCAGCTTCGACCCCGTCCGCTATGTTATGAAAAAAGAG GAACATGTCCAGCGGATGAACAATGCCTCGTCCCTGGTTTACACCGAGACGTGTGCGGTCATCGTGCTTTAGATCGAAACCCGTGTGAATTTCGAGGTTGTTGTTTCGACCAGAGCCAATACCCGATGTGTTACCGCCCAAAAC cactaccaacaacaacaacaacaacaactcaaACCACAGTTCAGCCaatcacaacaacaacaacaagacgAATCATTTCAACAACAGCAGGAACAAACACCTTTAATGGCGGTCCGTTTGGATTTTTCCAGATCGGTTCCATTGTGTTTTACTCGCAATGTCCGAGTAAAAATGGAACAGAATGTGGAACAAATATTACTGCAAG ATCGTTCTGCAACATAAACCATTGCTGTTGGAATGCAAATAACACTGGGACATCCATGTCGCCGTGCTATCGACCGAATGTTTTTGTGATACGATGGCCGACCGCCG ctcAGTGGTCTGCTTGGAGTTTGTGGAGCCTTTGTAATAACGGCAACTGCGGTTCTGGTCTGCACTCACGGAATCGAACTTGTGTACTTACGACAAGTGGGGACGTAACTGGGTGCGTGGGAAACGGTATCGAGTTAGCGAACTGTTCGAATCCTTGCCCGCCGACGTGGGGGGCGTGGTCACAATGGGGCGCATGCTCAAACAATTGTGGGCTCGGAGTAATGAAAAGAACAAGGGATTGCGTCCAGAAAG ACACAGTAGTGGATAGTATTCGTTGCCCTGGGAGGCGATTTAGCGTTTACGATACAGCATCGTGTAATATAGATCTTTGTTCAACATGGTCGAATTGGGTCGACGGAGACTGTACTGTAACTTGCGGTCTTGGAATTATGGCTCGGTCAAG AACCTGTACATCAGAGGGCAATCGCGGGAATTTGCTCTCTGCCTCATGCAGTGAAAGTTTTACCGCGTGTCAATTGCTGCCTTGTCCTATCGACCCAACCCCGATATCCATAGTCGGTGTATGGGGACCTTGGTCTCTTTGGAGCAAATGTTCCGAGGACTGTGGCTCGGGTTTACGTAACAGATTCAGGCAATGTTACAACACTGTCACTGGGGCTTTGCTGCGGGCTGAAGATGGACACTGTACGGGCGGTATATTTGCTTCAACCGAGACGGAATTTTGTAATGGTG GCTACTGTTCTGCATGGTCAACGTGGTCTGCTGTGTCCACTTGCACTGTACCGTGTGGAGGCGGAACACGAAGGGAATCTCGCACGTGTCTGATGTCTCCAACTGAACCAGCACCCGAGGTTTGCTCAATGCGCTCTATCTCATGCCAAGAAGACCCTTGCACTTTTCGTTGA